A part of Desulfomicrobium baculatum DSM 4028 genomic DNA contains:
- the prxU gene encoding thioredoxin-dependent peroxiredoxin (Most members of this family contain a selenocysteine.), producing the protein MGEELAAGCTRPTAEVEQAPEETPQTAATPVQGARPMIQVGKKAPDFAAPAYFNGAFTNIRLSDFLGKWVVLCFYPGDFTFVUATEISAVAEKHAEFAKLGVQVLSMSTDSMFVHKMWVDDELSKMITAKTVPFPMLSDGGGNVGKMYGIYDEASGVDVRGRFLIDPDGNVQAYEVLTPPVGRNVNETLRQIQAFQLVRESKGTKATPSGWRPGKPVLSPGPGLVGKVWEVWTVDKAFD; encoded by the coding sequence ATGGGAGAAGAATTGGCGGCAGGCTGCACCAGGCCCACGGCCGAGGTCGAGCAGGCACCGGAAGAAACACCACAAACGGCGGCAACACCAGTCCAAGGAGCGCGTCCCATGATTCAGGTCGGAAAAAAAGCACCGGACTTCGCAGCTCCGGCATACTTCAATGGCGCTTTCACCAATATCAGACTGTCCGACTTCCTGGGGAAATGGGTGGTGCTGTGCTTCTACCCGGGTGACTTCACCTTTGTCTGAGCAACCGAAATCTCGGCGGTCGCCGAGAAGCACGCGGAATTCGCCAAGCTGGGAGTGCAGGTCCTGTCCATGAGCACGGACAGCATGTTCGTGCACAAGATGTGGGTCGACGACGAACTCTCGAAAATGATCACGGCCAAAACCGTGCCCTTCCCCATGCTGTCCGACGGCGGCGGCAATGTTGGCAAAATGTACGGAATTTACGACGAAGCCAGCGGCGTGGATGTGCGTGGCCGCTTTCTTATCGACCCGGACGGAAATGTGCAGGCCTATGAGGTTCTGACTCCCCCGGTGGGCCGCAACGTGAACGAAACCCTGCGCCAGATCCAGGCGTTCCAGCTTGTGCGCGAGAGCAAAGGCACCAAGGCTACCCCTTCCGGCTGGAGACCCGGCAAACCGGTCCTGAGCCCCGGCCCCGGCCTGGTCGGCAAGGTTTGGGAAGTATGGACCGTGGACAAGGCCTTCGACTAG
- a CDS encoding DUF2238 domain-containing protein yields the protein MRWMQVASHRSYLFFLTCLFGVEFIFLAIDPYHRKDWILENVLVVVFLLVLFLSAKKFPFSRISYTLIFVFLAIHEIGSHYTYSEVPYDAWFQSAFGTTFNELVGWERNNFDRIVHFLYGLLLAYPIREVYFRVAQADGFWGYFLPLDFAMSTSMLYELIEWGAAEFFGGDLGVAYLGTQGDVWDAHKDMLLASIGALIAMLITLGLNMRLQKDFAREWSRSLEVKHPEPMGEDEIVRMLKG from the coding sequence ATGAGATGGATGCAAGTCGCTTCACACAGGTCGTATCTATTTTTTCTGACCTGTCTGTTTGGCGTAGAATTTATTTTTCTGGCCATTGATCCTTATCACAGGAAAGATTGGATTCTGGAAAATGTCCTTGTCGTGGTTTTTCTGCTTGTCTTGTTTCTTTCCGCGAAAAAATTTCCCTTCTCCAGAATTTCCTACACGCTCATTTTCGTCTTTCTGGCCATTCACGAGATCGGCTCCCATTACACCTATTCCGAGGTCCCCTACGACGCGTGGTTCCAGTCCGCCTTTGGCACGACGTTCAACGAGCTGGTCGGTTGGGAGCGCAACAATTTTGACCGCATCGTGCACTTTCTCTATGGGCTGCTGCTGGCCTATCCCATCCGCGAGGTCTATTTCCGTGTCGCCCAGGCGGATGGGTTCTGGGGCTATTTTCTGCCCCTTGATTTCGCCATGTCGACGTCCATGCTCTATGAACTGATCGAATGGGGAGCGGCGGAATTCTTTGGCGGGGATCTGGGCGTTGCCTACCTAGGCACTCAGGGCGATGTCTGGGACGCGCACAAGGACATGCTCCTGGCCAGCATCGGGGCGCTCATCGCCATGCTGATCACCCTTGGCCTGAACATGCGGTTGCAGAAGGATTTCGCGCGCGAATGGTCCCGCAGTCTTGAGGTCAAGCATCCAGAGCCCATGGGTGAGGATGAGATCGTGCGCATGCTGAAAGGGTGA
- a CDS encoding PAS domain-containing hybrid sensor histidine kinase/response regulator, with the protein MHSDAGEPRAFYQLFADLASGTLEHVTDPVKCAEYVASQVRELLGVKAVAVVACQGHGSPHRLLAVRPLRQEALFKKDAVEQLIHASHASHLAMTVSPEDRTVSGELLRSLGLSDSVIVPLRVGSEVIGALVLLGLMDTCGIETIVHSLDRLSSLLALIMRQADQYRDLELAVRERTAELQATRDRLEEQHAFLSSLLSSLPNPVFVQDIHGRILRCNDAFSALVGKSGQELVGEHESRLRDSFVLEPAKNEGLGPDEFECRAADGCMRRMLSSCAPFHTSQGQLAGFINVLTDVSDLAAARRAAEASSRAKSEFLANMSHEVRTPLNGIVGMLQLLSHTYLDAEQKEFVFTAIRSSKRLTQLLTDILEISRIEAGKLDVVAQEFHFVDLRDSVRDLFVIPAKAKGLELSFEIDEAIPSHVVGDEGRLRQILFNLVGNATKFTPRGSVQVTARRLDQGGQMHVEFTVQDTGVGIPRERQEDIFNAFTQVDGSAVRQHGGVGLGLAIVRRLVDMMDGTITVQSEPGHGTTMTVRVPLLPGRSVCENLEEPPLPEVRDKHVLVVEDDPVNQLALTRMLRKLGHYSTLARNGQEALDLLALEDFDCVLMDIQMPIMDGLEATSRIRSGSIGRVSPEIPVIALTGHAMPGDREHFMACGMTAYLSKPVDMNSLSRLIAQLTS; encoded by the coding sequence ATGCACAGTGATGCCGGAGAGCCGCGGGCCTTTTACCAGCTTTTTGCCGATCTGGCCTCGGGAACTCTTGAGCATGTGACGGATCCGGTGAAGTGCGCCGAGTATGTGGCGTCGCAGGTCCGGGAGCTTCTGGGGGTAAAGGCCGTGGCCGTGGTCGCCTGTCAGGGGCACGGAAGTCCGCATCGCCTTTTGGCCGTGCGTCCCTTGCGGCAGGAGGCATTGTTCAAGAAGGACGCGGTCGAACAGCTTATCCATGCCAGTCATGCTTCGCATCTGGCCATGACCGTGAGCCCGGAGGACCGGACCGTGTCCGGCGAATTGCTGCGTTCACTTGGCCTGTCGGATTCCGTGATCGTGCCGCTGCGCGTTGGCAGTGAAGTGATCGGCGCCCTGGTTTTGCTTGGACTCATGGACACCTGCGGCATTGAGACCATTGTTCACAGTCTTGACCGTCTGTCCTCGTTGTTGGCCCTGATCATGCGTCAGGCCGATCAGTACCGGGATCTGGAGCTGGCCGTGCGGGAGCGCACCGCCGAGCTGCAGGCCACTCGCGACCGGCTGGAAGAGCAGCACGCCTTCCTGTCATCCCTGCTTTCAAGTTTGCCCAACCCCGTGTTCGTGCAGGACATTCACGGCCGGATTCTGCGATGCAACGATGCTTTCAGCGCATTGGTCGGAAAGTCCGGGCAGGAGCTTGTCGGCGAGCATGAATCCCGGCTTCGGGACTCCTTTGTTCTGGAGCCGGCCAAAAATGAGGGGCTGGGGCCGGACGAGTTTGAATGCCGCGCGGCGGACGGCTGCATGCGCCGCATGCTGTCTTCCTGCGCGCCGTTTCATACCAGTCAGGGTCAACTGGCCGGGTTCATAAACGTGCTGACCGATGTCTCGGATCTGGCCGCGGCGCGGCGCGCCGCCGAAGCCTCCAGCCGCGCAAAGTCGGAGTTTCTGGCCAACATGAGCCATGAGGTCCGCACTCCATTGAACGGCATCGTCGGCATGCTGCAGCTCTTGAGTCACACGTACCTGGATGCGGAGCAGAAGGAGTTTGTGTTCACGGCCATCCGCTCATCCAAACGGCTGACCCAGCTCCTGACCGACATCCTCGAAATTTCACGCATCGAGGCAGGCAAGCTGGACGTTGTCGCTCAGGAATTTCATTTCGTGGACCTGCGCGACTCCGTGCGCGACCTCTTTGTCATCCCGGCCAAGGCCAAAGGGCTTGAGCTCTCGTTTGAGATCGACGAGGCCATCCCTTCGCATGTGGTGGGCGACGAGGGCCGTCTGCGGCAGATTCTTTTCAATCTGGTCGGCAACGCCACGAAGTTCACGCCCCGGGGCAGCGTTCAGGTCACGGCCCGGCGACTGGACCAGGGTGGACAGATGCACGTCGAATTCACGGTCCAGGACACAGGTGTCGGCATCCCCCGGGAGCGGCAGGAGGACATATTCAACGCCTTCACCCAGGTCGATGGTTCGGCCGTGCGCCAGCACGGAGGCGTTGGGCTGGGCCTGGCCATAGTCAGGCGCCTGGTGGACATGATGGATGGGACGATAACGGTTCAGAGCGAGCCCGGCCACGGCACGACCATGACCGTCAGGGTTCCGCTGCTTCCCGGCCGGTCGGTGTGTGAGAATCTTGAAGAGCCTCCGCTGCCGGAGGTCCGGGACAAGCACGTCCTGGTGGTGGAGGATGACCCGGTCAACCAGTTGGCCCTGACCCGGATGCTCAGAAAGCTTGGCCATTATTCGACGCTGGCCCGCAATGGCCAGGAGGCCCTCGACCTGCTGGCGCTGGAGGATTTCGATTGCGTGCTCATGGACATCCAGATGCCGATCATGGACGGACTTGAAGCCACCAGCCGAATCCGTTCCGGCTCCATCGGCCGCGTGTCTCCTGAAATTCCGGTCATCGCCCTGACCGGACACGCCATGCCGGGAGACCGGGAGCATTTTATGGCCTGCGGCATGACGGCGTATCTTTCCAAACCTGTGGACATGAATTCACTGTCTCGCCTCATCGCACAGCTTACATCCTGA
- a CDS encoding DUF1638 domain-containing protein, which translates to MKDILAITCGIFQAEMEQLAPRFPRMHFVFADSMLHMRPNLLQNRIDDVLAAHPRGKTLFIYGDCTPRIVELSRQQGYAKTAGINCCEIVLGREDYRRLRRAGAFFFLPEWTLRWRDVFERELGFAGVRGAGEMLREVHSHFIYLDTGVMPVPSALLDEISRELEMPMTVLTLGLGRLEHNVANAQEMLDAQ; encoded by the coding sequence ATGAAAGACATTCTGGCCATAACCTGCGGTATTTTTCAGGCGGAAATGGAGCAGTTGGCCCCGCGATTTCCCCGTATGCACTTCGTTTTCGCCGATTCCATGCTGCACATGCGCCCGAATCTGCTGCAGAACCGCATCGACGACGTGCTCGCAGCGCATCCGCGCGGCAAGACGCTTTTCATCTATGGCGACTGTACTCCGCGCATTGTCGAGCTGTCCCGCCAGCAGGGTTACGCCAAGACGGCAGGCATCAACTGCTGCGAGATAGTGCTTGGCCGTGAGGATTACCGGCGTTTGCGCAGGGCCGGAGCATTTTTTTTCCTGCCGGAATGGACCCTGCGCTGGCGCGACGTTTTCGAACGCGAGTTGGGCTTTGCGGGCGTGCGCGGGGCCGGGGAAATGTTGCGCGAGGTGCACAGCCACTTCATCTATCTGGACACCGGGGTCATGCCTGTGCCATCTGCGCTTCTGGATGAAATCAGTCGGGAACTGGAGATGCCCATGACCGTCTTGACGCTGGGACTTGGCCGGTTGGAACACAATGTCGCAAACGCCCAGGAGATGCTCGATGCACAGTGA